The Bacillota bacterium LX-D genome contains a region encoding:
- a CDS encoding sulfite exporter TauE/SafE family protein, with amino-acid sequence MFNLVLIIIGLVAGTLSGLFGIGGGIIIIPALMYFCGFDQFKAQGTSLAILLPPVGILAFLEYYRKGNVDIKAAILICVAVLIGSMLGAKIVHQLPVTILKKGFALSLLFVAAKMFFSK; translated from the coding sequence GTCGCAGGTACATTAAGTGGTTTATTCGGCATTGGGGGAGGAATTATTATTATTCCGGCTCTAATGTATTTTTGTGGTTTTGACCAGTTTAAAGCTCAAGGAACTTCCTTAGCCATTTTACTTCCCCCAGTTGGAATTTTAGCTTTTTTAGAATATTATCGAAAAGGCAATGTAGATATAAAAGCAGCTATTCTAATTTGTGTAGCAGTTCTAATAGGATCTATGTTAGGTGCTAAAATTGTTCATCAACTTCCAGTTACCATTTTAAAAAAAGGATTTGCCTTGTCTTTACTATTCGTTGCAGCTAAAATGTTTTTTAGCAAGTAA